In Amycolatopsis coloradensis, one genomic interval encodes:
- a CDS encoding LON peptidase substrate-binding domain-containing protein — protein sequence MTEPSEESTGKAILPLFPLQTVLLPGTHLPLHIFEPRYRQLIADLVAEVVPDREFGVVALRSAMIREVSGPEHVHEFGCSTVLREAKRLPDGRFDVVTTARRRFRLLEIDRVSAPYLIGSVEWVPDDKVATVHGDTVTRLADVAKAAHRRYCESAWDADDWTTPPDDGDIAALAYRLTADCLLPLEDRQRLLEETNPLRRLRIACRLLTREAGFLSTLGAVPMPPGELGEFTRPSNLN from the coding sequence GTGACCGAGCCGAGCGAGGAGTCCACCGGGAAGGCGATCTTGCCGCTGTTCCCGCTACAGACCGTGCTTCTGCCCGGAACACACCTTCCGTTGCACATCTTCGAACCGCGGTACCGGCAGCTGATAGCCGACCTCGTCGCCGAAGTCGTCCCGGACCGCGAGTTCGGCGTCGTCGCGCTGCGTTCGGCGATGATCAGGGAGGTCAGCGGGCCCGAACACGTCCACGAGTTCGGCTGCAGCACGGTGTTACGTGAGGCGAAACGGCTGCCGGACGGCAGATTCGACGTCGTCACCACCGCGCGGCGCCGGTTCCGCCTGCTCGAGATCGACCGCGTTTCCGCGCCGTACCTGATCGGCTCGGTCGAGTGGGTGCCCGACGACAAGGTCGCCACGGTGCACGGCGACACCGTGACCAGGCTCGCCGACGTCGCGAAGGCCGCGCACCGGCGCTACTGCGAATCAGCCTGGGACGCCGACGACTGGACGACGCCGCCCGACGACGGTGACATCGCGGCACTCGCGTACCGGCTCACCGCGGACTGCCTGCTCCCGCTGGAGGACCGGCAGCGTCTGCTGGAGGAGACCAACCCACTGCGGCGGCTGCGGATCGCGTGCCGGCTGCTGACGCGGGAGGCCGGGTTCCTCAGCACGCTCGGCGCGGTCCCGATGCCGCCGGGGGAACTCGGCGAGTTCACCCGCCCCTCGAACCTGAACTGA
- a CDS encoding M48 family metallopeptidase: MTDDIEVSRHNAVRFPGISPRAYEHPVDRGALATLRAVPGFAQVVKAVSGFYAERGERLMALASAIRVGPKQYPELDKLRNECAETLDLDRVPNLFVARSPEVNAQTIGMDEPFIVLNTAAVEAMDLASLRFVIGHEMGHVLSGHAVYRTIMIRLIGLQMSMSWTPVSAIGIRVVIAALREWYRKAELSCDRAGLLCSQDPTAALRSQILVAGGIDPSKIDIPAFLQQAAEYESVEDIRDSYLKLRYVETMSHPLAVVRAAQLQKWAASEEYRGILAGEYPRRDEDAPSSNWTDDLKSAAKSYKDSWNSSADPLTKVFSDVGEAVSGAAGKVWSKFGGGGNGSDEGSSSESGK, from the coding sequence TTGACCGACGACATCGAGGTTTCCCGGCACAACGCCGTCCGCTTCCCGGGTATCAGCCCGCGCGCCTACGAACACCCCGTCGACCGCGGCGCACTGGCCACGCTGCGCGCCGTTCCCGGGTTCGCGCAGGTCGTGAAGGCGGTCTCGGGCTTCTACGCCGAACGCGGCGAGCGGCTGATGGCGCTCGCGTCCGCGATCAGGGTCGGCCCGAAGCAGTATCCGGAACTGGACAAACTGCGCAACGAATGCGCCGAAACGCTCGACCTCGACCGCGTGCCGAACCTGTTCGTCGCCCGCAGTCCCGAGGTCAACGCGCAGACGATCGGCATGGACGAGCCGTTCATCGTGCTCAACACCGCGGCCGTCGAGGCGATGGACCTCGCGTCGCTGCGGTTCGTGATCGGGCACGAGATGGGGCACGTGCTTTCCGGGCACGCGGTGTACCGCACGATCATGATCCGGCTGATCGGCCTGCAGATGTCGATGTCGTGGACGCCGGTGAGCGCGATCGGCATCCGCGTCGTCATCGCCGCGCTGCGCGAGTGGTACCGCAAGGCCGAACTGTCCTGCGACCGCGCCGGGCTGCTGTGCTCCCAGGACCCGACGGCGGCGCTGCGCTCGCAGATCCTGGTCGCGGGCGGGATCGACCCGTCGAAGATCGACATCCCGGCCTTCCTGCAGCAGGCGGCGGAATACGAGTCGGTCGAAGACATCCGGGACAGCTACCTGAAGCTGCGCTACGTCGAGACGATGTCGCATCCGCTGGCCGTCGTGCGCGCCGCGCAACTGCAGAAGTGGGCCGCGTCGGAGGAATACCGGGGGATCCTTGCCGGCGAGTACCCGCGCCGCGACGAGGACGCGCCCTCGTCCAACTGGACCGACGACCTGAAGTCGGCCGCGAAGTCGTACAAGGATTCCTGGAACAGCTCGGCCGACCCGTTGACCAAGGTGTTCAGCGACGTCGGCGAGGCGGTGTCCGGGGCGGCGGGCAAGGTGTGGAGCAAGTTCGGCGGGGGCGGGAACGGTTCGGACGAGGGGTCTTCCTCGGAGTCCGGTAAGTAG
- a CDS encoding SulP family inorganic anion transporter, with protein MMVIIKKPLAVLRHDLPASLVVFLVAVPLSLGIALASGAPIVAGLIAAVVGGVVAGALGGSALQVSGPAAGLTVIMAETIATFGWATTCAITVVAGALQILLGLSRIARAALAISPAIVHGMLAGIGVTIVLGQLHVVLGGTAQSSALKNIAELPAQIVGHHDTAALIGVLTIGVLLLWPRLPESVRKVPGPLAAIALVTVLSVAAGMTLPRVDLPGDLLNIRFAPEFPDAGWGAFAVAVITIALIASVESLLSAVAVDKMHTGPRSNLDRELIGQGAANMTSGALGGLPVTGVIVRSSTNVAAGARTRVSAILHGVWILVFVAAFAGLIQNIPLAALAGLLVHVGAKLVNPGHMRQVLKHGDLGLYLVTLAGVVVFDLLTGVLLGIALSVLLMLRRTVWSGIHAERDGDDWRVVVEGVLTFLSVPRLSRVLATVPDGAKVTLELVVDYLDHAAFESLSNWQQAYERSGGQVTVDEIGHPWFANGKSGDPTLTRTAAMRSVPRFLAPWSDWQAKDIEVPGQRGGPTLRGATEFQRRTAALMQPALSKLAGGQSPHTLFITCGDARIVPNMITTSGPGDLFTVRNIGNLVPARRADPSMGATVEFAVGVLKVREIVVCGHSGCGAMQALATGAPDGAPMLASWLRHAEPSANRKVAVTLDGERPESEVNRLALQNVLQQLEHLRHYPLIAEAEARGELHLTGMYFDVGAAQVYLSDDESPAFTPVGAVTTSGG; from the coding sequence GTGGTGGGAGGTGTGGTCGCCGGAGCCCTCGGTGGCTCCGCTCTCCAGGTCAGCGGCCCCGCCGCCGGTTTGACGGTGATCATGGCCGAGACCATCGCGACCTTCGGCTGGGCGACCACCTGCGCGATCACCGTCGTCGCGGGGGCGCTCCAGATCCTGCTGGGCCTGAGCCGCATCGCCCGCGCGGCGCTCGCGATCTCGCCCGCCATCGTCCACGGCATGCTCGCCGGTATCGGGGTCACGATCGTCCTCGGCCAGCTCCACGTCGTACTGGGCGGAACGGCCCAGAGCTCGGCGCTCAAGAACATCGCCGAACTGCCCGCGCAGATCGTCGGCCACCACGACACCGCCGCGTTGATCGGCGTGCTCACCATCGGCGTCCTGCTGCTGTGGCCGCGGCTTCCCGAGTCCGTCCGCAAGGTGCCCGGCCCGCTGGCCGCGATCGCGCTGGTGACCGTGCTGTCCGTCGCCGCCGGGATGACCCTGCCCCGCGTCGACCTGCCGGGTGATCTGCTCAACATCCGCTTCGCGCCGGAATTCCCGGACGCGGGCTGGGGCGCCTTCGCCGTCGCGGTCATCACCATCGCGCTGATCGCCAGCGTGGAAAGCCTGCTGTCGGCGGTCGCCGTCGACAAGATGCACACCGGGCCGCGGTCGAACCTCGACCGCGAGCTCATCGGGCAGGGCGCCGCGAACATGACTTCCGGCGCGCTGGGCGGCCTCCCGGTCACCGGCGTGATCGTCCGCAGTTCCACCAACGTCGCCGCCGGCGCCCGCACCCGCGTGTCCGCGATCCTGCACGGTGTCTGGATCCTGGTGTTCGTCGCCGCGTTCGCCGGGCTGATCCAGAACATCCCGCTCGCCGCGCTGGCCGGCCTGCTCGTCCACGTCGGCGCGAAACTGGTGAACCCCGGACACATGAGGCAGGTCCTCAAACACGGCGACCTGGGGCTGTACCTGGTGACGCTCGCCGGGGTCGTCGTCTTCGACCTGCTCACCGGCGTCCTGCTCGGGATCGCGCTTTCGGTACTGCTGATGCTGCGCCGCACGGTGTGGTCCGGGATCCACGCCGAACGCGACGGCGACGATTGGCGCGTCGTCGTCGAGGGCGTCCTGACGTTCCTTTCGGTGCCGAGGCTCAGCCGGGTGCTCGCGACCGTGCCCGACGGCGCGAAGGTGACCCTGGAGCTGGTCGTCGACTACCTCGACCACGCCGCCTTCGAAAGCCTGTCGAACTGGCAGCAGGCGTACGAACGCTCCGGCGGGCAGGTGACCGTCGACGAGATCGGGCATCCGTGGTTCGCCAACGGCAAATCCGGTGATCCCACGCTGACCAGGACGGCCGCGATGCGTTCGGTTCCGCGGTTCCTCGCGCCATGGTCGGACTGGCAGGCCAAGGACATCGAGGTGCCCGGCCAGCGTGGCGGGCCCACCCTGCGCGGGGCGACCGAGTTCCAGCGGCGCACCGCCGCGCTCATGCAGCCCGCGCTCAGCAAACTGGCGGGTGGCCAGTCGCCGCACACACTGTTCATCACCTGCGGTGACGCGCGGATCGTGCCGAACATGATCACCACGAGCGGTCCCGGCGATCTGTTCACCGTCCGCAACATCGGGAACCTGGTGCCCGCCCGCCGGGCCGACCCGTCGATGGGCGCCACCGTCGAGTTCGCGGTCGGGGTGCTGAAGGTGCGCGAGATCGTGGTCTGCGGGCATTCCGGCTGTGGCGCGATGCAGGCGCTGGCCACCGGCGCCCCGGACGGCGCGCCGATGCTGGCTTCGTGGCTGCGGCACGCCGAGCCGAGCGCGAACCGCAAGGTGGCGGTGACCCTCGACGGCGAACGCCCGGAATCCGAGGTCAACCGGCTGGCCCTGCAGAACGTGCTGCAGCAGCTGGAGCACCTGCGTCACTACCCGCTGATCGCCGAGGCGGAGGCACGCGGCGAACTGCATCTGACCGGGATGTACTTCGACGTCGGGGCGGCGCAGGTCTACCTGTCCGACGACGAGAGCCCGGCGTTCACGCCGGTCGGGGCCGTCACCACATCCGGGGGCTAA
- the nadA gene encoding quinolinate synthase NadA, with protein sequence MTSTLQNDLTPYGGVVADAAWAEEVRSLAHKRDAVLLAHNYQVPEIQDIADFTGDSLALSRIAASSDASTIVFCGVHFMAETAKILAPEKTVLIPDARAGCSLADSITGDQLRAWKAEHPGAVVVSYVNTTAEVKAETGICCTSSNAVDVVASIPADQEVLFLPDQFLGAHVKRVTGRENMHIWAGECHVHAGINGAELAERASENPDADLFIHPECGCATSALYLAGEGAVAPERVKILSTGDMVHAARDTKAKSVLVATEIGMIHQLRKAAPEIDFRAVNDRASCRYMKMITPAALLRSLREGADEVHVDAETAARARASVQRMIEIGQPGGGE encoded by the coding sequence ATGACGAGCACCCTGCAGAACGACCTGACCCCGTACGGCGGAGTTGTCGCCGACGCCGCTTGGGCGGAGGAGGTGCGGAGCCTCGCTCACAAGCGCGACGCCGTCCTGCTCGCGCACAACTACCAGGTCCCCGAGATCCAGGACATCGCCGACTTCACCGGCGACTCCCTCGCGCTCAGCCGCATCGCGGCGAGCAGCGACGCGTCCACCATCGTCTTCTGTGGCGTGCACTTCATGGCCGAGACGGCGAAGATCCTGGCGCCGGAGAAGACGGTCCTGATCCCGGACGCGCGGGCGGGCTGCTCCCTCGCGGACTCGATCACCGGCGACCAGCTGCGTGCTTGGAAGGCCGAGCACCCGGGCGCGGTCGTCGTGTCGTACGTGAACACCACGGCCGAGGTCAAGGCGGAGACCGGCATCTGCTGCACGTCGTCGAACGCCGTCGACGTGGTCGCCTCCATCCCCGCTGACCAGGAGGTTCTCTTCCTGCCGGACCAGTTCCTCGGCGCGCACGTCAAACGCGTGACCGGCCGGGAGAACATGCACATCTGGGCGGGGGAGTGCCACGTGCACGCCGGGATCAACGGCGCCGAACTGGCCGAGCGTGCCTCGGAGAACCCGGACGCCGACCTGTTCATCCACCCGGAATGCGGCTGCGCGACGTCGGCGCTGTACCTGGCGGGCGAGGGCGCCGTCGCCCCCGAGCGGGTCAAGATCCTCTCGACCGGCGACATGGTCCACGCCGCCCGTGACACCAAGGCCAAGTCGGTGCTCGTGGCCACCGAGATCGGGATGATCCACCAGCTGCGGAAGGCCGCGCCGGAGATCGACTTCCGCGCGGTGAACGACCGGGCCTCCTGCCGGTACATGAAGATGATCACGCCGGCCGCCCTCCTGCGGTCGCTGCGTGAGGGAGCCGACGAGGTCCACGTCGACGCCGAGACCGCCGCCCGTGCCCGCGCTTCCGTGCAGCGCATGATCGAGATCGGGCAGCCTGGCGGCGGAGAATGA
- the nadC gene encoding carboxylating nicotinate-nucleotide diphosphorylase — protein sequence MSEFSPWVTKALADHGLDVADVHRVVTTALAEDLRYGPDATTNATVPESARALAELTPRTAGVVAGIPVALAVFDVVLGSGLEILAARDDGDRLTAGEPALVVRGPVRGLLTAERTALNLLCHLSGIATATAAWVRAVEGTGCRVRDSRKTLPGLRLLEKYAVRAGGGVNHRLGLGDAVLIKDNHVVAAGSVTAALAAAREHAPELHCEVEVDDLAQLEKALTAGADEVLLDNFTPDECAKAVDRRDEVSPKTRLESSGGLRLDVARAYAESGVDFLAVGALTHSSPALDLGMDLR from the coding sequence ATGAGCGAATTCTCCCCGTGGGTCACCAAGGCGCTGGCCGATCACGGTCTCGACGTCGCCGATGTGCACCGTGTCGTCACGACGGCGCTGGCCGAGGATCTGCGGTACGGGCCCGACGCGACGACGAACGCCACCGTGCCCGAATCCGCCCGCGCGCTGGCCGAGCTCACGCCGAGGACGGCCGGTGTGGTCGCCGGGATCCCGGTGGCGCTGGCGGTGTTCGACGTCGTGCTCGGCTCGGGCCTGGAGATCCTGGCCGCCCGTGACGACGGCGACCGGCTGACCGCCGGCGAGCCCGCGCTGGTCGTGCGGGGTCCGGTGCGCGGCCTGCTCACCGCCGAACGCACCGCGCTGAACCTGTTGTGTCACCTGTCCGGTATCGCCACCGCGACCGCCGCCTGGGTGCGCGCCGTGGAGGGAACCGGTTGCCGGGTCAGGGATTCCCGCAAGACGCTGCCCGGGCTGCGGTTGCTGGAGAAGTACGCCGTGCGGGCCGGTGGCGGGGTGAACCACCGGCTCGGGCTCGGCGACGCGGTGCTGATCAAGGACAACCACGTGGTCGCCGCCGGCTCGGTGACCGCCGCGCTCGCGGCCGCGCGCGAGCACGCGCCCGAACTGCACTGCGAGGTCGAGGTCGATGACCTGGCCCAGCTGGAGAAGGCGCTCACCGCGGGTGCCGACGAGGTGCTGCTGGACAACTTCACCCCCGACGAATGCGCGAAAGCCGTCGATCGGCGCGACGAGGTTTCGCCGAAGACCAGGCTGGAATCCTCGGGCGGCCTGCGGCTGGACGTCGCGCGGGCGTACGCCGAGTCCGGTGTGGATTTCCTCGCCGTCGGAGCGCTCACGCATTCCTCGCCCGCGCTCGACCTCGGGATGGACCTCCGCTGA
- the bioD gene encoding dethiobiotin synthase — protein sequence MLVMTGTGTGVGKTISTAAIAALAAGQGQRVAVLKPAQTGVGPDEPGDLADVLRLAGPVTTRELRRYPDPLSPEAAARLSGLPTLGPSEIAAAASDLNGEHDLTLIEGAGGLLVRFDADGATLADVAWSLGALVIIVAEAGLGTLNATALTAEVATKRGLTVAGVIIGSWPDKPDLAAVSNLRDLPVAAGAPLLGVLPAGLGTAGPEEFADRAKAGLSPWFGGEFDPECFAGRASAQK from the coding sequence ATGCTGGTCATGACCGGCACCGGTACGGGTGTCGGCAAGACGATCTCCACCGCCGCCATCGCCGCTCTGGCCGCCGGTCAGGGCCAGCGTGTCGCCGTGCTGAAACCGGCGCAGACCGGAGTGGGCCCGGACGAACCGGGCGACCTCGCCGACGTGCTGCGGCTCGCCGGTCCGGTCACCACCCGTGAGCTGCGGAGATACCCGGATCCGCTGTCGCCGGAGGCGGCGGCCAGGCTCTCGGGACTGCCGACGCTGGGCCCGAGCGAGATCGCCGCCGCGGCGAGCGACCTCAACGGCGAGCACGACCTCACGCTCATCGAGGGCGCGGGCGGCCTGCTGGTCCGTTTCGACGCCGACGGGGCCACGCTGGCCGACGTCGCGTGGTCGCTGGGCGCGCTGGTCATCATCGTCGCCGAGGCCGGGCTGGGCACGCTCAACGCGACCGCGCTGACCGCCGAGGTCGCCACCAAACGCGGGCTCACCGTGGCCGGGGTGATCATCGGTTCGTGGCCGGACAAGCCGGATCTGGCGGCGGTGTCGAACCTGCGGGATCTGCCGGTCGCCGCCGGCGCCCCGCTGCTGGGCGTGCTGCCCGCCGGGCTGGGCACGGCCGGGCCCGAGGAGTTCGCCGACCGGGCCAAAGCCGGGCTCTCGCCGTGGTTCGGCGGGGAGTTCGACCCGGAGTGCTTCGCCGGCCGCGCGTCGGCGCAGAAGTGA
- a CDS encoding DUF2567 domain-containing protein, which translates to MGETTGKPAHLSSSVPDPWSVPVLPRPRRPYPKVVVKADLLPAVSVLSTAGLLGFPLAWLWSLLAPPQRMRVINDRGGLAPLELESWHRFDDLAIYGFLALGAGLLIGIVTWLLRECRGPVVLIAAVGGAAFAGWLGTTMGVGLANIRYKITSAPAVGDVIAKAPQIESPWIMLAAPLMTALAYTLLTAWNGREDLGRRLG; encoded by the coding sequence TTGGGCGAGACGACCGGTAAACCGGCGCACCTGTCTTCCAGCGTGCCCGACCCCTGGTCGGTGCCCGTGCTGCCGAGGCCGCGCCGTCCGTACCCCAAGGTCGTCGTCAAGGCCGATCTGCTGCCGGCGGTCAGCGTCCTGTCCACGGCGGGGCTGCTCGGCTTCCCGCTGGCCTGGCTGTGGTCGCTGCTCGCGCCGCCGCAGCGGATGCGGGTCATCAACGACCGCGGCGGTCTCGCGCCGCTGGAACTCGAGAGCTGGCACCGCTTCGACGACCTCGCCATCTACGGTTTCCTCGCGCTCGGCGCTGGGCTGCTGATCGGCATCGTGACCTGGCTGCTGCGGGAGTGCCGCGGCCCGGTCGTGCTGATCGCCGCGGTCGGTGGCGCCGCCTTCGCGGGCTGGCTGGGCACGACGATGGGCGTCGGGTTGGCCAATATCCGCTACAAGATCACCTCGGCACCTGCCGTCGGTGACGTCATCGCGAAGGCACCGCAGATCGAATCGCCGTGGATCATGCTCGCCGCGCCGCTGATGACCGCGCTGGCGTACACGCTGCTGACCGCGTGGAACGGACGGGAAGACCTGGGCCGCCGCCTCGGCTGA
- a CDS encoding L-aspartate oxidase, protein MTDPVTALQAKTCPAWEAAADLVVIGSGVAGLTAALRAQELGLHVLVVTKAAVSDGNTRWAQGGVAVVLENEHERGDSVGKHAADTLTAGAGLCDEDAVRSIIAGGPAAVARLRAEGARFDPAAEGRPELARTREGGHSAFRVIHAGGDATGAEVERTLVATAGDRRIPVLEHHIAVDAIRTPAGEVAGVTVLDRNGVPGAVRAPAVLLASGGLGQLYQATSNPEIATGDGLALALRAGAQVADVEFVQFHPTVLFTPGARGRLPLVTEAVRGEGATLHDATGASVMRGVHPLGDLAPRDVVSAAITRRMVQAPGGIDDHVFLDATGISGFAKRFPTVHAACAAIGLDPAKEPIPVTPAAHFACGGVVTTVDGRSGVRGLYAAGEVARTGLHGANRLASNSLLEGLVVGQRVAEAVAIDLAAGLLADPRRGVLLPPAKVAVADRDALQRAMSRYAAIGRDAEGLAVVGSVLDLTVTESPLWTPRVVEDAALTLVAEALVAAAARRTESRGCHVRTDFPERDDNVWQRGQLIRLSPSGQPVLADPIALEGVA, encoded by the coding sequence ATGACCGACCCGGTTACCGCTCTCCAGGCGAAAACCTGCCCGGCTTGGGAGGCCGCCGCCGATCTCGTGGTGATCGGCAGCGGCGTGGCCGGGCTGACCGCGGCGCTGCGCGCACAGGAGCTCGGCCTGCACGTCCTGGTGGTCACCAAGGCCGCGGTCTCCGACGGGAACACCCGCTGGGCGCAGGGCGGGGTCGCGGTCGTGCTGGAGAACGAGCACGAGCGAGGCGACTCGGTCGGCAAGCACGCCGCGGACACGCTCACCGCCGGTGCCGGGCTCTGCGACGAGGACGCCGTGCGGTCGATCATCGCCGGTGGCCCCGCCGCGGTGGCCCGGCTGCGCGCCGAGGGCGCTCGTTTCGACCCGGCGGCCGAAGGGCGGCCCGAGCTCGCCCGAACGCGGGAAGGCGGGCACAGCGCGTTCCGCGTCATCCACGCCGGTGGCGACGCGACCGGCGCGGAGGTCGAGCGGACGCTGGTCGCGACGGCCGGTGACCGGCGGATCCCGGTGCTGGAGCACCACATCGCCGTCGACGCGATCCGCACGCCCGCGGGCGAGGTCGCCGGCGTGACCGTCCTGGACCGCAACGGTGTGCCCGGGGCAGTCCGGGCGCCGGCGGTGCTGCTGGCCAGCGGCGGGCTGGGGCAGCTCTACCAGGCGACGTCGAATCCGGAGATCGCCACCGGGGACGGGCTGGCGCTCGCGTTGCGCGCGGGGGCGCAGGTCGCGGACGTCGAGTTCGTCCAGTTCCATCCGACGGTCCTGTTCACGCCCGGCGCGCGCGGCCGTCTCCCGCTGGTCACCGAGGCGGTGCGCGGCGAGGGCGCGACGTTGCACGACGCGACGGGCGCTTCGGTGATGCGGGGAGTCCATCCGCTCGGCGATCTCGCGCCACGGGACGTCGTGTCGGCGGCGATCACCCGCCGGATGGTGCAGGCGCCCGGCGGTATCGACGACCATGTTTTCCTTGACGCGACTGGGATCTCCGGGTTCGCCAAGCGGTTCCCGACCGTGCACGCGGCGTGCGCGGCGATCGGGTTGGACCCGGCGAAAGAGCCGATCCCGGTCACGCCCGCGGCGCATTTCGCCTGCGGTGGTGTCGTGACCACTGTGGACGGACGCTCCGGCGTCCGCGGTCTCTACGCGGCGGGCGAGGTCGCCAGGACCGGTCTGCACGGCGCGAATCGGCTGGCCTCCAACAGTTTGCTCGAAGGCCTGGTCGTCGGGCAGCGGGTGGCGGAAGCGGTCGCCATCGATCTCGCCGCCGGATTGCTGGCCGACCCGCGCCGTGGTGTGCTCCTGCCTCCGGCGAAGGTCGCGGTGGCCGATCGCGACGCGTTGCAGCGGGCGATGAGCCGATACGCCGCCATCGGCCGGGACGCCGAAGGCCTTGCGGTCGTGGGTTCGGTGCTGGATCTCACCGTGACCGAGAGTCCTTTGTGGACTCCCCGGGTCGTGGAGGACGCGGCGCTCACCTTGGTGGCGGAGGCACTGGTCGCGGCGGCGGCGCGCCGGACGGAGTCCCGCGGCTGCCACGTGCGGACCGATTTCCCCGAACGCGACGACAACGTCTGGCAACGCGGCCAGCTCATCCGGCTCAGCCCGTCGGGGCAGCCGGTCCTGGCCGATCCGATCGCTTTGGAGGGTGTGGCATGA
- the bioB gene encoding biotin synthase BioB — protein MTTAPETVDILAVARDQVLERGVGLSEEQILEVLRLGDDHLTDLLALAHEVRMRWCGPEVEVEGIISLKTGGCPEDCHFCSQSGRFPTPVRSAWLDIPGLVKAARQTAETGATEFCIVAAVRGPDKRLLSQVREGIKAIREDGNDIQIACSLGMLTQEQVDELVEMGVHRYNHNLETARSHFANVVTTHTWEERWETLRMIREAGMEVCCGGIIGMGESIEQRAEFAAQLAELNPDECTMNFLIPQPGTPYEGYEVVEGKDALRTVAAFRLAMPRPLLRFSGGRELTFGDLGTKQGMLGGINAIIIGNYLTNLGRPATADLAMLDELKMPVKAISDVL, from the coding sequence GTGACCACTGCCCCGGAGACCGTCGACATCCTCGCCGTGGCGCGTGACCAGGTCCTCGAGCGTGGTGTCGGGCTCAGTGAAGAGCAGATCCTCGAGGTCCTGCGGCTCGGCGACGACCACCTGACCGACCTGCTGGCGCTGGCCCACGAGGTCCGGATGCGCTGGTGCGGCCCCGAGGTCGAGGTCGAGGGCATCATCAGCCTCAAGACCGGCGGCTGCCCGGAGGACTGCCACTTCTGCTCGCAGTCGGGCCGCTTCCCGACGCCGGTGCGGTCGGCGTGGCTGGACATCCCCGGCCTGGTCAAGGCCGCCCGCCAGACCGCCGAGACCGGCGCGACCGAGTTCTGCATCGTCGCCGCCGTCCGCGGCCCCGACAAGCGGCTGCTCTCGCAGGTCCGCGAGGGGATCAAGGCCATCCGCGAGGACGGCAACGACATCCAGATCGCCTGCTCGCTCGGCATGCTCACCCAGGAGCAGGTCGACGAGCTCGTCGAGATGGGCGTGCACCGCTACAACCACAACCTGGAGACCGCGCGCTCGCATTTCGCGAACGTCGTCACCACGCATACGTGGGAAGAGCGCTGGGAGACCCTGCGCATGATCCGCGAGGCGGGCATGGAGGTCTGCTGCGGCGGCATCATCGGCATGGGGGAGAGCATCGAGCAGCGCGCCGAGTTCGCCGCGCAGCTGGCCGAGCTGAACCCGGACGAGTGCACGATGAACTTCCTCATCCCGCAGCCGGGTACGCCGTACGAGGGATACGAGGTCGTCGAGGGCAAGGACGCGCTGCGCACCGTGGCCGCGTTCCGGCTTGCGATGCCCCGCCCGCTGCTCCGCTTCTCCGGCGGCCGTGAGCTGACCTTCGGCGACCTGGGCACCAAGCAGGGGATGCTCGGCGGCATCAACGCGATCATCATCGGCAACTACCTGACCAACCTCGGCCGCCCGGCCACGGCGGACCTGGCGATGCTCGACGAGCTGAAGATGCCGGTGAAGGCCATCAGTGACGTCCTCTGA
- a CDS encoding NUDIX hydrolase — translation MRSDTLRVLLWRRALDPHLGRWSLPGGRLRPDEDVEASIRRQLAEKVDVRQLKHVEQLAVFSAPDRVPGPRVVATAFLGLVPSDVDPAVPEDTEWHDVSELPRTAFDHEAIVLRARDRLRSKLCYTNLGFALAPEEFTVSALRGLYSAALGYRVSATNLQRVLSRRGLLVPTGHTAPPGRSGGRPAALFSFAGKGMQITDPFAVFRPPTGK, via the coding sequence GTGCGCTCCGACACACTCCGGGTCCTGCTGTGGCGGCGCGCGCTCGATCCGCATCTGGGCCGCTGGTCCCTTCCCGGCGGCAGGCTTCGCCCGGATGAAGACGTCGAGGCGTCCATCCGGCGGCAGCTCGCGGAGAAGGTCGACGTACGCCAGTTGAAGCATGTGGAGCAACTGGCGGTCTTCAGCGCGCCGGACCGGGTGCCGGGACCCCGCGTGGTCGCGACGGCGTTCCTCGGCCTCGTACCGTCCGATGTGGACCCCGCGGTCCCCGAAGACACCGAGTGGCACGACGTTTCCGAGCTGCCGCGGACGGCGTTCGACCACGAGGCCATCGTGCTGCGCGCGCGGGACCGGCTGCGCTCGAAGCTCTGCTACACGAATCTCGGGTTCGCGCTCGCCCCGGAAGAGTTCACCGTATCGGCGTTGCGGGGCCTGTATTCGGCTGCGCTGGGTTACCGGGTGTCCGCGACGAACCTGCAGCGGGTGCTGTCCCGGCGCGGGCTGCTCGTCCCCACCGGGCACACCGCCCCGCCCGGGCGCAGCGGCGGACGTCCGGCGGCACTCTTCTCCTTCGCGGGCAAGGGGATGCAGATCACCGACCCGTTCGCGGTCTTCCGCCCGCCCACCGGGAAGTGA